CTCTTTAACGTGCTCAAGAGTTGTATCTGTACTCGCAAGGATTCTGTCAGCAAGCACCAAAAACGCGGCCTTTTCCTCGTACGGGATGTTGGTCTTGACTTTATCTTTTTCGTCGAAGAATCTCTCGTAGAATTTTTTGTAAACATCGATAAGTTTACCTTCCTCGGTTATCAACGCCAGATACCAGGCCTTGTACACAGGATCGCTGATTTCAAAATCGACCTTGTTCTTTTCCCTCCACTTTTTGAAGTTATCGGCAAATCTTTGGTTTCTGAATTCTTCGTACCATTCCGAGTAACCGGAATTCTGCTTGAAGACATCGTAAGTGTCGGCTTTCTCAACTTTTATTACGTTGAATACGTAGTACGTGTCTTGGTATGGAATCGATACCAATGAGGAGGTAGCTTCAAATATTTCCTTTTCTATTTCCTCAGGGAACGTACCTTTCTTCAGAGTGTAATCGGTTGGTGTCAACTTCAGCTCGCTGGCCGCATCGGTGAACCCTTTTTCCATTGCGAGTTTAATGAAGTTGTCAAGCTCTTCCTTTTTACTGAAAGTTACGTACTTTACTTCTGCTTTTGTATATTTTTCGATGATTTCGTTCTTTTTCTTCTGGTATTCTTTCTTTAACAGTTCCTCAGTTACAGCGGCTACCTTATCCTTTGCGGTTTCGAGAATTAGTTTTTCCGTAATTTCTTGTTTTTTAACTTTCTCGTACTTGCTGAGGCTACCGTACTCTCTTTTGATCTGCTGCAGCTTGTTCTGATCCTTCTTTACCTCATCTATCTCCTTTCTTAATTCTTCTTCAACCTTTTTCTTGTCAGCTGTTATTTTCTCAACTTCAGCGTAATAGCTGAGCAATTTTTTATTGAGTTTGTCGACAAGTATCAATGTCTTTACGTACGGTACTTCAACGGCCGTATCGAGTTGTGGGTTTCCGTACATTGCAAGAAGATTCCCGTAGTATTCTTCAACCTCCTCTGGGAATACCCAGTACTTTTCATTCTTAACCGGTGTACCTTCGACGGTAACGTATCCGATCGCTTCTTCTATGGTTCTCTTTACTCCGCTCCTCGAAGCCGGTGAATAGTTCACCGCAAGTGCCCACAGCGCAATACCAGCAACGAAGGCAATAGCAACAACCCATATAAAGACTTCTTGCCACTTGGTCATAAACTTCCTTACCTTACTCATGACCTTTCTCTCCCTTCATCCGCGGATATTTCCAAAGCTTCATTTTCAACCAAATCCTCGATATCCACATCACCCTCGGGGCGCACCAATGGGAACGCAATCACGTCTCTGATGTTCGGACTATCTGTCAGCAACATCACAAGCCTGTCGATTCCTATACCCAAGCCACCCGTTGGTGGCATCCCGTACTCGAGTGCCCTCACGAAATCTTTATCGAGCATCTGCGCCTCTTCATCACCAAGGTCACGTAAGCGAAGCTGGTTCATGAACCTCTCAAGCTGATCCACTGGATCGTTGAGCTCGCTGAAAGCGTTCGCCATCTCGCGACCAAAAATGATGAGCTCAAATCTTTCCGTAACGCGAGGATCTTCCCTGTGACGCTTAGCAAGTGGGGATATTTCAACTGGGTGATCCAGGAGGAACGTGGGTTGCACCACCTCATCCTCAACAAGGTCCCAGAGCTTTTCGATCATGTGACCCCTGTCTTGGATGTCCACCTCAACACCTTTTGACTTCAAGAAGCTCGCCATCTTTTCATCACTGTCTTCGAGGATATCTATGCCAAGCCTTTCCTTTATAAAGTCCCTCATCTTCACCCTGCGCCAAGGCCTTGTGAAATCTATCTCCTGACCCTGGTAGGTGATTTTAAGAGTTCCGAAGAGTTTTTCCACAACGTACGTTATGAGTTCTTCGGTCAGATTCATCATGTCCTCGTAGTCCGCGTAGGCTTGGTAGAGCTCGATGGATGTGAACTCCGGGTGGTGCTTGTAAGAAATACCTTC
The sequence above is a segment of the Fervidobacterium thailandense genome. Coding sequences within it:
- the lysS gene encoding lysine--tRNA ligase; its protein translation is MLRKFREERLKEIEELRKAGINPYPYKYNKTHTTQDIREQFQYLQNGEVTDKKVSTAGRIMSIREHGKSAFFHIKDTYGRIQAYVRKDKTKNFDFFKERITVGDIVGIEGVVFKSNTGEITVLVEKFELLVKPLRPMPEKWHGIKDKEILYRQRYVDMIANDETIKRFRMRSEIIRLIREFLNAKGFYEVETPILQYLTGGASARPFVTHLNVFDIDMYLRIATELHLKRFIVGGFEKVYEIGRIFRNEGISYKHHPEFTSIELYQAYADYEDMMNLTEELITYVVEKLFGTLKITYQGQEIDFTRPWRRVKMRDFIKERLGIDILEDSDEKMASFLKSKGVEVDIQDRGHMIEKLWDLVEDEVVQPTFLLDHPVEISPLAKRHREDPRVTERFELIIFGREMANAFSELNDPVDQLERFMNQLRLRDLGDEEAQMLDKDFVRALEYGMPPTGGLGIGIDRLVMLLTDSPNIRDVIAFPLVRPEGDVDIEDLVENEALEISADEGRERS